A stretch of the Ostrea edulis chromosome 9, xbOstEdul1.1, whole genome shotgun sequence genome encodes the following:
- the LOC125659233 gene encoding uncharacterized protein LOC125659233, giving the protein MHVHLLPKITTEQIEAYFIFRLAGDKYAASDVKALVKGRLIKDADRILACSILMQGGQIYFSGIVAAAMKKLVTYNYKIKIEKESGDPVNSECECPSGKGPHGTCKHLAAVFIVLEEFVQTGNLSIQKTCTENLQTFHRPKALFKGSPVKVEDMKTSRSNICFDDPRPLKYRCMEGYNDHVRNVLINYMSDSNTEMAFKYLMPKADLQAAVQDHDYLKQPYTEYWIDEALKVDRSSINAIEKATRGQATNKKWFSERSWRITASRFGEISKITPRRNIKKLLQRMLKCKSIDTAATLHGKNYEKKALKAFEKYECVKTKQCGLFISHERPYLGASPDAVVDNKGIVEVKCPFTGRKDKILPGKNFSFLQTNEEGQTVLRKSHPYYDQIQGQLYISGHSLCYFVVYTFSDLFVEKLFIDQDYCENALIPKLELFYVKHFRPSIAANV; this is encoded by the exons ATGCATGTGCATCTACTGCCGAAAATCACTACAGAGCAAATTGAGgcttatttcatatttagattgGCAG GGGACAAATATGCTGCTTCTGATGTGAAAGCCTTGGTAAAGGGTAGACTTATAAAAGATGCAGATAGAATTTTGGCCTGTTCCATTCTTATGCAGGGAGGTCAAATCTACTTTAGTGGTATTGTTGCTGCAGCCATGAAGAAATTA GTGACATATAactataaaatcaaaattgaaaaagaatctGGTGACCCAGTTAACTCGGAATGTGAGTGTCCATCAGGAAAGGGGCCTCATGGGACCTGCAAGCACCTGGCAGCAGTATTTATAGTCCTGGAGGAGTTTGTACAGACAGGAAACCTTTCTATCCAGAAAACCTGCACTGAAAACTTGCAGACATTTCACAGACCCAAAGCATTATTTAAAG GTTCTCCTGTAAAAGTAGAAGATATGAAGACATCAAGGTCCAACATATGCTTTGATGACCCACGTCCACTGAAATACCGATGTATGGAGGGATATAACGATCATGTGAGAAATGTGTTGATCAACTATATGTCGGACTCCAATACGGAGATGGCCTTCAAATACTTAATGCCTAAAGCTGACTTGCAg GCAGCAGTTCAAGACCATGACTATTTGAAACAACCATACACAGAGTACTGGATAGATGAAGCATTAAAG GTAGACCGTAGCAGCATTAATGCAATTGAGAAGGCGACTCGGGGTCAAGCTACAAACAAAAAGTGGTTCTCTGAAAGAAGTTGGAGGATCACGGCTTCGAGATTTGGGGAAATTTCCAAAATTACACCAAGAAGAAATATTAAGAAATTGTTACAGCGTATGCTAAAATGTAAATCAATAGATACTGCTGCAACTTTGCATGGTAAAAACTACGAAAAAAAAGCTCTAAAGgcatttgaaaaatatgaatgtGTTAAAACTAAACAGTGTGGACTGTTCATTTCCCACGAGAGACCTTATCTTGGTGCATCCCCAGATGCTGTTGTTGATAACAAAGGTATTGTTGAGGTGAAATGCCCATTTACAGGTCGAAAAGACAAAATTTTACCTGGGAAGAACTTTTCATTTCTGCAAACTAATGAAGAGGGACAAACAGTATTGAGAAAAAGCCATCCTTATTATGACCAAATTCAAGGCCAGTTGTACATAAGTGGACATTCTTTGtgttattttgttgtttataCATTTTCTGACCTTTTTGTAGAGAAACTTTTTATTGACCAAGACTATTGTGAAAATGCTTTGATACCAAAGTTGGAGTTGttctatgtaaaacattttaggCCTTCCATTGCTGCAAATGTGTAA